The Lycium barbarum isolate Lr01 chromosome 10, ASM1917538v2, whole genome shotgun sequence genome includes a region encoding these proteins:
- the LOC132615547 gene encoding transcription factor MYB20, with amino-acid sequence MGRQPCCDKVGLKKGPWTAEEDKKLINFILNNGQCCWRAVPKLAGLLRCGKSCRLRWTNYLRPDLKRGLLSEYEEKMVIDLHAQLGNRWSKIASHLPGRTDNEIKNHWNTHIKKKLKKMGIDPVTHKPISTATTDQANILEQENQPIQQEKIQEILMPQKDIESSPIDQSAITEIKSEDDENNNNNNNDTGTSCANNFDSIIVEANNNGFCTDEVPLIEPHEILVPTSQESTPSTSSSSFSSSSSSNILEDLKFLPSFDEWPMENNNMGFGWEINDFSSTLDFLLDDDSDMTNNVTFDECWKFEQLL; translated from the exons atgggGAGACAACCTTGTTGTGACAAAGTTGGATTGAAGAAAGGTCCATGGACTGCTGAGGAAGATAAGAAGCTCATTAACTTCATTCTCAACAATGGTCAATGTTGTTGGAGAGCTGTCCCTAAACTAGCAG GGCTTTTGAGGTGTGGAAAGAGTTGTAGACTGAGATGGACAAATTATTTAAGACCAGACTTGAAGAGAGGTCTTTTATCAGAATATGAAGAAAAGATGGTTATTGATCTTCATGCTCAACTTGGCAATAG GTGGTCCAAAATTGCCTCTCATCTACCTGGAAGAACCGATAATGAAATCAAGAACCATTGGAATACACACATCAAGAAGAAGCTGAAGAAAATGGGAATTGATCCAGTCACTCACAAGCCAATCTCCACTGCTACTACTGACCAAGCAAACATATTAGAACAAGAAAATCAGCCAATTCAACAGgaaaaaattcaagaaatattaatGCCACAAAAGGATATTGAAAGTAGTCCAATTGATCAATCAGCAATTACAGAGATCAAATCTGAAGACGACgagaataacaacaacaataataatgacACAGGGACAAGTTGCGCTAATAATTTTGACTCAATCATAGTGGAAGCCAACAATAATGGCTTTTGTACAGATGAGGTTCCATTGATTGAACCCCATGAAATTTTAGTCCCTACTTCTCAAGAATCAACtccatcaacatcatcatcttcattttcatcatcatcatcatccaacattcttgaagatttgaagtttttgCCAAGCTTTGATGAATGGCCAATGGAAAATAATAACATGGGATTTGGCTGGGAAATTAATGATTTCAGCAGTACGTTGGATTTCTTGCTTGACGATGATAGTGACATGACAAATAATGTCACATTTGACGAATGTTGGAAGTTTGAGCAACTCTTGTGA